A DNA window from Ipomoea triloba cultivar NCNSP0323 chromosome 10, ASM357664v1 contains the following coding sequences:
- the LOC116031618 gene encoding protein kinase PINOID-like, translated as MLDYVNGGSDEVNLSEGVNSSKSSMSSSDHSHCTSFSRLSFDLPTSSPEQNAAALKPHRSSDSSFHALRNERGLSFRDFSLVRQIGSGDIGRVYLCRLRGGGGGEGQVYAMKVVDGEVLALKKKVQRAETERKIMRMLDHPFLPTLYAEFQAAQFSCVVMEYCSGGDLHSLRHKQPNKRFSLTSARFYAAEVLVALEYLHMLGIIYRDLKPENVLVRSDGHIMLTDFDLSLCSDAMAAVESPDFSVDPPPASPTSARVPTPFSCISGRLFRSKKIQTLSNSRLFVAEPVTARSCSFVGTHEYVAPEVASGKPHGNAVDWWAFGVFIYEMMYGRTPFAGASNEDTLRSIVKKPLAFPNETPASVSEVHARDLISALLNKDPTKRLGSKRGAADVKTHPFFKGLNFALIRSVAPPPSSRPGLRRHKTTPPLRGGDRHHVQPFDFF; from the exons ATGCTTGATTACGTTAATGGTGGTTCCGACGAGGTTAATCTTTCGGAGGGCGTGAATTCCAGTAAAAGTTCGATGAGTAGTAGCGATCACAGTCACTGCACTAGCTTTAGCCGCCTGTCTTTTGATCTCCCCACGAGCTCGCCGGAGCAGAACGCGGCGGCGCTTAAGCCCCACCGCTCGTCGGATTCTTCGTTTCACGCGCTTCGCAACGAGCGTGGGCTGAGCTTCCGGGATTTCAGCTTGGTCCGCCAGATCGGCAGCGGCGACATTGGGAGGGTCTACCTCTGCCGCCtccgcggcggcggcggcggcgagggGCAAGTTTACGCCATGAAAGTGGTGGACGGCGAGGTTTTGGCGCTGAAGAAGAAAGTTCAGAGGGCGGAGACTGAGAGGAAAATCATGAGAATGTTAGACCACCCGTTTTTGCCGACTCTCTACGCGGAATTCCAAGCCGCGCAGTTCTCGTGTGTCGTGATGGAGTATTGCTCCGGCGGTGATTTGCATTCTCTCCGACACAAACAGCCCAATAAACGATTTTCTCTCACCTCTGCtag GTTTTATGCAGCTGAGGTTTTGGTCGCTCTAGAATACCTTCACATGTTGGGGATAATATACAGAGATTTAAAGCCGGAAAATGTGTTGGTTAGATCAGACGGTCACATTATGCTGACGGACTTTGATTTATCTCTTTGCTCCGATGCAATGGCGGCCGTTGAATCGCCGGACTTTTCCGTTGACCCGCCGCCGGCTTCGCCGACGTCAGCTCGTGTACCCACTCCGTTTTCTTGCATTTCCGGCAGGCTGTTCCGGTCGAAGAAGATTCAGACGCTCTCCAACAGCCGGTTGTTCGTGGCGGAGCCGGTGACGGCCCGGTCATGCTCGTTCGTCGGGACCCACGAGTACGTGGCGCCGGAGGTGGCCTCCGGGAAGCCCCACGGGAATGCCGTCGATTGGTGGGCGTTCGGGGTGTTCATCTACGAGATGATGTACGGGCGAACCCCTTTTGCGGGTGCATCCAATGAGGATACGCTGCGGAGCATAGTGAAGAAGCCCTTGGCTTTCCCCAACGAAACCCCGGCGAGCGTGAGTGAAGTTCACGCGCGGGATCTGATCTCCGCGTTGCTGAACAAGGACCCGACGAAGCGGCTCGGGTCGAAGCGCGGGGCGGCTGACGTGAAGACCCACCCGTTTTTCAAGGGCTTGAATTTCGCGCTGATAAGGTCGGTGGCGCCGCCGCCGTCGTCGAGGCCGGGATTACGGAGACACAAGACAACGCCGCCACTTCGCGGCGGCGACAGGCATCATGTGCAGCCGTTTGATTTCTTCTGA
- the LOC116031925 gene encoding F-box protein SKIP19-like produces MASSSRSPQAPPWVELPEGITEKILQKLGAFEILCTAQRVCTTWRRLCKDPSMWRVIDMRFSGIAALWELENYPDKICIRAVDLSQGNADHINIEYFGSDSLLNYIALRSSQLKRLQLAFCYNVSAEGVSEAVKKFPLLEELHLSFISITQEAIESIGRSCPRLKSFELNHRVCSFQRMEYDEEAVAIAGNMRELQHLQLIGNKMTDDGLLTILNGCSRLESLDMRQCFNLRFGGNLRTKCSQQIKKLRWPTDSTEDYRYCHEIYDSELNFPYDIYDTDSSYDSDYAEYGWLMQ; encoded by the exons ATGGCGTCTTCCTCTCGGAGTCCACAAGCGCCGCCGTGGGTGGAATTGCCGGAAGGGATTACGGAGAAGATACTTCAGAAACTTGGGGCTTTTGAAATACTGTGCACTGCGCAGAGAGTGTGTACAACCTGGAGGAGACTCTGCAAGGACCCGTCTATGTGGCGGGTCATTGACATGCGTTTCTCTGGCATCGCCGCATTATGGGAGCTGGAAAACTATCCCGATAAGATCTGCATTCGCGCCGTCGATCTCAGCCAGGGCAATGCAGATCATATCAACATCGAGTATTTCGGCTCCGACAGTTTGCTCAATTATATTGCCCTAAG ATCAAGTCAGCTCAAGCGTCTTCAACTTGCATTTTGCTATAATGTATCAGCTGAAGGTGTAAGTGAAGCAGTTAAAAAATTCCCTCTGTTGGAGGAATTGCACCTTTCTTTCATCTCAATCACCCAGGAGGCCATTGAGAGTATTGGCCGTTCTTGTCCTCGTTTGAAATCATTTGAATTGAACCACAGAGTGTGTAGTTTCCAACGCATGGAGTATGATGAAGAGGCTGTGGCAATTGCAGGGAACATGCGTGAATTGCAACACCTTCAGCTAATTGGAAATAAGATGACAGATGATGGTCTGCTAACCATTCTCAATGGCTGCTCTCGCCTTGAATCCCTTGATATGAGGCAATGCTTTAACCTGCGTTTTGGAGGTAATTTGAGGACAAAATGTTCTCAGCAGATCAAAAAGCTTAGGTGGCCAACTGACTCCACTGAAGATTATAGATATTGCCATGAAATCTATGACAGTGAATTAAATTTTCCATATGATATTTACGACACTGACAGCTCTTACGACAGCGATTATGCTGAGTATGGTTGGCTTATGCAGTAG
- the LOC116032985 gene encoding putative F-box/LRR-repeat protein 23: MPKRYTYYRQKKFVWRFPKKKNPADASSSDPPPPPPPWVELPRDITANILHRLGTIDVLQTALKVCSTWRSVCLDPAMWRVIDMSSSDRLHSPALKAMCRYAVDLSQGQLVDISIEDFGTDDLVLYIAQRANQLRRLRLVSCYTVSSECLCKAATEFPLLQELQIYFSNISSEGIKVVGRSCPLLKSFTFDKYGSISPIECDDEALAIAENMHGLHHLALFGNKITNKGVQAILDGCPHLESLDLRRCFNVTLEEGDLGVRCSQRIKNLRCPNDSTSDYEFCDYVDDDDDYYGSDGFPDYYDYDYDDYFAYDDYTDPFSHEYLEMDDDYSSIPLAWLV; this comes from the exons ATGCCAAAGCGGTACACCTATTACAGGCAGAAGAAGTTTGTATGGAGGTTCCCGAAGAAGAAAAATCCGGCGGATGCTTCCTCCTCCGAtccgcctccgccgccgcctccaTGGGTTGAGCTGCCGCGTGACATAACGGCGAACATTCTGCACAGGCTGGGGACGATAGATGTGCTGCAGACTGCCCTCAAGGTGTGTTCGACGTGGCGGAGCGTGTGTCTGGACCCTGCTATGTGGCGCGTCATCGACATGTCGAGTTCCGACCGTCTACATTCTCCGGCGTTGAAGGCCATGTGCCGTTACGCGGTGGATCTCAGCCAGGGACAACTCGTCGACATCAGCATTGAGGACTTCGGTACTGATGATTTGGTTCTCTATATTGCTCAGCG AGCAAATCAGCTTAGACGTCTTCGGCTTGTGTCCTGCTATACAGTTTCTAGTGAATGCTTGTGTAAGGCTGCTACCGAATTTCCATTGCTGCAGGAGCTGCAAATCTACTTCTCCAACATTTCAAGTGAAGGCATCAAAGTTGTTGGTCGTTCTTGTCCCTTGCTCAAGTCATTTACATTTGACAAGTATGGATCTATATCCCCAATAGAGTGTGATGATGAGGCCCTAGCAATTGCAGAAAACATGCATGGATTGCACCACCTTGCACTTTTTGGAAACAAGATTACAAATAAAGGTGTGCAGGCAATACTTGATGGTTGCCCACATCTTGAATCTCTTGACTTGCGAAGGTGTTTCAATGTTACTCTTGAAGAAGGTGATTTGGGGGTAAGATGCTCTCAGCGGATTAAGAATCTAAGGTGCCCCAATGATTCAACTTCTGACTATGAATTTTGTGATTATGTTGATGACGATGATGACTACTATGGATCTGATGGGTTCCCAGATTATTATGactatgattatgatgattattttGCCTATGATGACTATACTGATCCTTTCAGCCATGAGTACCTTGAAATGGATGATGACTATTCAAGTATACCATTG GCATGGTTGGTGTAG